Proteins encoded within one genomic window of Triticum aestivum cultivar Chinese Spring chromosome 2D, IWGSC CS RefSeq v2.1, whole genome shotgun sequence:
- the LOC123051294 gene encoding transcription factor RAX2, whose product MGRAPCCDKNNVKKGPWSPEEDAKLKEFMDKHGTGGNWIALPQKAGLRRCGKSCRLRWLNYLRPNIKHGEFTEHEDRVICSMYASIGSRWSIIASQLPGRTDNDIKNYWNTKLKKKLLGSTTMAGVGPPPRAPRQNHHQHRPVLLPYSSSPHSNYSNFFPGAGALLQQSAEPLTLQAQDHYMLGSSGSLNHMNNNNNGASAVQLQLLHATAAHRQLQVKEECGSGGAMIAFGCGDQQSCSSSDGTQYAGGQYVHGGRHHGKEMSFDNNNGYSAYGVYGSGAGAVEQEHKLSFQLQHQQEQQQAQLDYSYEEIKQLLMTAAASGADGGGGLIHDPELIGAHAATGKLTMM is encoded by the exons ATGGGGAGGGCGCCGTGCTGCGACAAGAACAACGTGAAGAAGGGGccgtggtcgccggaggaggacgccaagctcaaggagttcatggaCAAGCACGGCACCGGCGGCAACTGGATCGCTCTCCCGCAGAAAGCAG GGTTGAGAAGATGTGGCAAAAGCTGTAGGCTTAGATGGCTAAACTACCTGAGGCCTAACATTAAGCATGGGGAGTTCACTGAGCATGAAGATAGGGTCATCTGCAGCATGTATGCAAGCATTGGAAGCAG GTGGTCGATCATCGCGTCGCAGCTCCCTGGCCGGACGGACAACGACATCAAGAACTACTGGAACACCAAGCTGAAGAAGAAGCTCCTGGGCTCCACCACCATGGCGGGCGTCGGCCCTCCGCCGCGCGCGCCACGGCAGAACCACCACCAACACCGGCCGGTCCTGCTGCCCTACTCATCGTCGCCCCACTCCAACTACAGCAActtcttccccggcgccggcgCCCTCCTCCAGCAGTCCGCGGAACCCCTAACCCTACAAGCCCAAGACCACTATATGCTCGGCAGCTCAGGCTCCTTGAACCacatgaacaacaacaacaatggaGCCTCCGCGGTTCAGCTACAGCTGCTGCACGCAACGGCGGCTCACCGGCAGCTGCAGGTGAAGGAGGAGTGCGGCAGCGGGGGCGCCATGATCGCGTTCGGCTGCGGCGACCAGCAGAGCTGCAGCTCGTCGGACGGGACCCAATACGCCGGCGGCCAGTACGTGCACGGCGGCCGCCACCACGGGAAGGAGATGAGCTTCGACAACAACAACGGGTACAGCGCCTACGGGGTGTACGGCAGCGGCGCCGGCGCCGTGGAGCAGGAGCACAAGCTGTCGTTTCAGCTGCAGCAccagcaggagcagcagcaggcGCAGCTGGACTACAGCTACGAGGAGATCAAGCAGCTGCTCATGACGGCCGCCGCgagcggcgccgacggcggcggcggcctgatcCACGACCCGGAGCTGATCGGCGCGCACGCGGCCACCGGGAAGCTGACGA